The genomic region ATCTGCGATGAGTACGGCGCCGACACCCTGCGCGTGTACGAGATGTCGATGGGCCCGCTGGAGGCGTCGCGGCCGTGGGCCACCAAGGACGTCGTCGGCGCTTACCGCTTCCTGCAGCGGGTGTGGCGCGTCGTGGTCGACGAGGAGACCGGCGCCGATCGCGTCGCCGACCACGAGCAGATCAGCGACGAGACGATGCGACTGCTGCACAAGACCATCGCCGGCGTCGCGGAAGACTATGTGGCACTGCGTAACAACACCGCGGCCGCCAAACTCATCGAGTACACCAACCACCTGACCAAGGAGGGCGTGACCGCCCGTGCGGCCGTCGAACCGCTGGTGCTGATGGTCGCGCCGCTGGCGCCGCACCTGGCCGAGGAACTGTGGAAGCGGTTGGGCCACGACGCGTCGCTGGCGCACGGACCCTTCCCGCAGGCCGACCCGGCCTACCTGGTCGACGACACCGTCGAGTACCCGGTGCAGGTCAACGGCAAGGTGCGCAGCCGGATCACCGTGGCCGCCGCCGCCGACGCGGATGCCCTGGAGGCCGCCGCGCTGGCCGATGAGAAGGTCGTCGCGTTCCTGGACGGCGCCACGCCGAAGAAGATCATCGTGGTGGCCGGACGCCTCGTCAACATCGTCGCGTAGCCGTGATTTCGGCGCGTTCCGGAGCGCTCACCGCTCCTTTCCGCGCCGAAATCGCAGGGGCTAGTGCGGGCGGGGGCGCAGGATCACCTCGTGGACGTGACCGTCGGGCGGGGTGGCGACGGCCTGCGCGACGGCCGCGGCGACGGTGTCGGCTGACAGGAACTGCCCGGGGTCGTACTCACGACCCTCGTACGCGATGAGATCGCGCTGCATGTCGGTGTCGATCCGGCCCGGATGGATGGACGTGACGCGCAGAGCGGGTTCGTCGGCGCGCAACGAGTCGGCGAACGCCCGCAGCGCGAACTTGCTCGCCGAGTAGGACGCCAGCCCGGGTGAGGCGTTGATACCGGCCCCGGAGTTGATGAACACCACGTGACCGCCGGCATGGCGCAGCGCGGGCAGCAGTGCCAGCGTGAGCGCGACGGCGCCGATGACGTTGACCTCGAAGGTGTCCCGCCACTCGTCGACCGTGGACTCGCCGACCCGGCCGGGTAGCGACACCCCGGCGTTGTGGATCAGCACGTCGAGATCGGTCAGCACCTCGGCGGCGGGCTCGATCGACGCCGGATCGGCCAGGTCCAGCGGCCACGTCGGGGCCCCGAGCCGCTCGGCCACCGCATCGAGCCGGTCGGACGGGCGGCCCGCCAACAGCAGCGTGTGGGTGGGGGCAAGGGCGGTGGCGATGGCGGCTCCGAGGCCGCCGCCCGCGCCGGTGATCATCGCGGTGCGGGTCTGCTCTTCGCGCAAGCGCTCATCGGAACGGGTCTGCTCTTCGCGCGAGCGCTCATCGGAAGCCACGCCGCAACGTTACCGAGACCCATCCGTCCTGCGCCGTTCGCCTCGACGTCGCAGAATTGAACCAATGCCTCCCGATCCGACCTTCGCGCCCACGCAGTTGGCGGCCCGCGCCGCCTACCTCCTGCGTGGCAACGACCTCGGCGTGATGACCACCGCCGCACCCCTGCTGTACCCCCACATGTGGAGCTGGGACGCGGCGTTTGTGGCCATCGGGCTGGCCCCGCTGAGCGTCGAACGCGCCGTCGTGGAGCTCGACACCCTGCTGTCGGCGCAGTGGCGCAACGGGATGATCCCGCACATCGTCTTCGCCAACGGCGTCGACGGGTACTTCCCCGGCCCGGCCCGCTGGGCGTGCTCGGCGCTGGCGGCTGACGCCCCGCGCAACCGGCACACCTCAGGCATCACCCAGCCGCCGGTGCATGCGATCGCGGTGCAGCGCATCCTCGATCAGGCGCGTACCAGGGGCCGCTCCACCCGCGCTGTCGCCGAGGCGTTCCTGGATCGCCGCTGGCCCGATCTCGTGCGGTGGCACCGCTGGCTGGCCGAGGCACGCGACCCCCACTCGCGCGGCCGGGTCACGCTGTACCACGGCTGGGAGTCGGGCATGGACAACTCGCCGCGCTGGGACAGCGCCTACGCCAACGTGATTCCCGGCAATGTGCCCGAGTATCAGCGCGAGGACAACAAGGTCAACACCGACGCCAGCCAGCGCCCGTCGGATCACGAGTACGACCGCTACCTGTGGCTGGTCGAGGAGATGAAGTCGGCGCGCTACGACGACGATCTGCTGCCCAAGGTGATGAGCTTCGCGGTCGAGGACGTGTTCGTCTCGGCGGTGCTCTCGGTGGCCTGCACTGTGCTCGCCGAGATCGGCGAGGACTACAAGCGCCCGCTCGCCGACGTCCGCGACCTGTACGCGTGGGCCGAGCGGTTCCGGGGCGGTGTCGTCGAGGCGGCCGACCAAAGGACCGGGGCGGCAAGGGATTACGACACCCGCGCGGAGCGCTGGATCGCGACCGAGACCGTCGCGCAGTTTGCGCCGCTGCTCTGCGGTGGATTGCCTCACGACCGGGAGCGCGCGCTGCTGAAGCTGCTCGAGGGCCCGCGGTTCTGCGGACATCCCGACCTCAAGTACGCGTGCATCCCGTCGACGTCACCGGTGTCGAGGGACTTCCGGTCGCGTGAGTACTGGCGCGGCCCGGTCTGGCCGGTGATGTCGTGGCTGTTCTCCTGGTGCTTCGCACGTCGCGGATGGGCCGAGCGCGCGGCGATGCTGCGTCGCGAGGGATTGCGGCAGGCCAGCGATGGCAGTTTCGCGGAGTACTACGAGCCGTTCACGGGCGAGCCGTTGGGCAGCATGCAGCAGTCGTGGACCGCCGCGGCGGTCCTGGACTGGCTTGGGTGACGTCGACGCGGTGCGATCAGCCCTCGGTCTGTTCGGCCAGCCGTGTCAGCGGGGCCAGCGCCTGGGCGAGGGTGGTGCGTTCCTCGACGGTGAGTTTGCTCAGCATGGCCGCCAGCGCGGCACGACGCACCGCCAGAGCCTCGCGGTGCTGAACCAGTCCGCGGGGGGTGACGTCGACGAGAACGGCACGTAAATCGGAGGGGTCGCGGGAGCGCTTCACCAGCCCGAGTTTCTCGAGTCGGCGGATCGCCACGGTGGTGGTGGGCGTGCGGACGCGCTCATGGGCGGCGAGCTCGGTCATGCGGATCGGACCGAGGTCGAGAAGCGTCAGCAGGATCGACAATTGCGCCAGCGTCAGGTCGGCACCGGCCTCTGCGCCGGGGGGCTTCGTCTCGCCAGTTCGGCGGAGCACGGAGAACAGCTTGGAGAGCACTTGTTGCAGCTCCCCAGCCAGCTCAGTGACCTGCGGCTCCGTATCCACCATAGTTTGGCAGTC from Mycolicibacterium sp. YH-1 harbors:
- a CDS encoding amylo-alpha-1,6-glucosidase; this encodes MPPDPTFAPTQLAARAAYLLRGNDLGVMTTAAPLLYPHMWSWDAAFVAIGLAPLSVERAVVELDTLLSAQWRNGMIPHIVFANGVDGYFPGPARWACSALAADAPRNRHTSGITQPPVHAIAVQRILDQARTRGRSTRAVAEAFLDRRWPDLVRWHRWLAEARDPHSRGRVTLYHGWESGMDNSPRWDSAYANVIPGNVPEYQREDNKVNTDASQRPSDHEYDRYLWLVEEMKSARYDDDLLPKVMSFAVEDVFVSAVLSVACTVLAEIGEDYKRPLADVRDLYAWAERFRGGVVEAADQRTGAARDYDTRAERWIATETVAQFAPLLCGGLPHDRERALLKLLEGPRFCGHPDLKYACIPSTSPVSRDFRSREYWRGPVWPVMSWLFSWCFARRGWAERAAMLRREGLRQASDGSFAEYYEPFTGEPLGSMQQSWTAAAVLDWLG
- a CDS encoding SDR family oxidoreductase translates to MITGAGGGLGAAIATALAPTHTLLLAGRPSDRLDAVAERLGAPTWPLDLADPASIEPAAEVLTDLDVLIHNAGVSLPGRVGESTVDEWRDTFEVNVIGAVALTLALLPALRHAGGHVVFINSGAGINASPGLASYSASKFALRAFADSLRADEPALRVTSIHPGRIDTDMQRDLIAYEGREYDPGQFLSADTVAAAVAQAVATPPDGHVHEVILRPRPH
- a CDS encoding MarR family winged helix-turn-helix transcriptional regulator, which encodes MVDTEPQVTELAGELQQVLSKLFSVLRRTGETKPPGAEAGADLTLAQLSILLTLLDLGPIRMTELAAHERVRTPTTTVAIRRLEKLGLVKRSRDPSDLRAVLVDVTPRGLVQHREALAVRRAALAAMLSKLTVEERTTLAQALAPLTRLAEQTEG